A DNA window from Mauremys reevesii isolate NIE-2019 linkage group 17, ASM1616193v1, whole genome shotgun sequence contains the following coding sequences:
- the LOC120385193 gene encoding non-structural maintenance of chromosomes element 3 homolog yields MAQKRRTKGPGPSQGEDLAADEDFAPTQSASQVQRSLERLSPAQVDQKVSELVQYLLVKDQKKIPIKRADILKNVIKDYRSVYSEIIKRAGRTLQQVFGLQLVEIDPKHHIYILVSNLPRLEVENLKQDDCTAKLGLLTVILSFLFMKGNAAKESAVWEMLRRLRVDPGVRHEVFGDVKKLVTEEFVRQKYLEYNRIPHTDPPEFEFQWGARAAKETSKMQILRFVAKIQNKDPRAWSTQYTEAAAEEAAGGDLFQDISTPGDTGGASQGARRRTR; encoded by the exons ATGGCGCAGAAGAGGCGCACCAAggggcccggcccctcccag GGGGAAGATCTGGCCGCGGACGAGGACTTCGCGCCGACCCAGAGCGCCAGCCAGGTGCAGCGGAGCCTGGAGAGACTCTCGCCGGCCCAGGTGGATCAGAAg GTGAGCGAATTGGTGCAGTACCTGCTGGTCAAGGATCAGAAGAAAATCCCCATCAAACGGGCAG ATATCCTGAAAAATGTCATCAAAGACTACAGAAGCGTCTATTCTGAGATCATTAAGCGAGCTGGCAGGACCCTCCAGCAG gtttTTGGGCTGCAGCTGGTGGAGATAGACCCCAAGCATCACATCTACATCCTGGTCAGCAACCTGCCGCGCCTGGAAGTGGAGAACCTGAAACA GGATGATTGCACAGCAAAGCTGGGCCTCCTCACCGTCATCCTCAGCTTCCTCTTCATGAAGGGCAATGCTGCTAAAGAAT CTGCTGTGTGGGAGATGTTGAGGAGACTGCGAGTTGACCCTGG AGTGAGACACGAGGTCTTTGGGGATGTCAAGAAGTTGGTGACTGAGGAATTTGTCCGCCAAAA GTACCTGGAATACAACCGCATACCCCACACAGATCCCCCTGAGTTTGAGTTCCAGTGGGGGGCACGGGCTGCCAAGGAGACCTCCAAGATGCAGATCCTGCGCTTTGTCGCCAAG ATCCAAAACAAGGACCCCAGGGCCTGGAGCACCCAGTACACTGAGGCGGCAGCTGAGGAGGCAGCCGGGGGGGACCTGTTCCAAGACATTAGCACCCCTGGAGACACTGGTGGGGCCAGCCAGGGGGCACGGAGGAGGACCCGGTGA